CTGTCTGTGCATGGGGGAGCACAATCTGCACTGTGGTGGTTCTGCTTTTGAGGATCGTACTCTCCAAATAATTTAGAgccctcattttttttcaggaccAGCCTTCAGAAACTGAAGCAGCCATGACTAAGCCCTGCCACTTAGTTGCCACTGAAAATCCAAATACAGGACTTCAAAGATGCCTCTCCAGAGACACACTAAATAAATaaggacacaaacaaagaaTCTTGACAGGCTAAACACAGACATGGTTTATGACTTTTTCCTCTGATGAAGTCAAGTGGTAAATATAGCAAATTTGGAGAGATCAGCCCTTGAAAATCTTACACGGCGAGAATAACAACAGTTTTTAATTCAGTGGCTCCTTCAAGGTGCAGTTttccagacaggaagtggttgGAGCTCCATAAAAGCGCCCAGCAGCAGCGAGAAGCTGCAGGGCGCAAGAGCTGTAGACGTGTACGTGAATATTCCACATGCTGATTGTtgcatgttttcatgtcttGAGCAGCGGTTCTTCTCATGAAGCCCTGAAACCTTGACAGAAAGCCTCTGTCACCTTAGCTCCAAAGATAAGTAGCCGTGTACGTGAAGCAGTCTAACCGAGTGGAGCACTAATGATGTATGTTGCACTGACTGTTTGACCTGCAGTGACTTAAATACCCAAATACGGCACTTACTGAGCGATGAGTCTATCACAGTAGTTGTTTCTAATGCTGCCTGATGTCACCACCACTGGTGTTAAGATGAAGACCTCAGCGATGATGCAACCTGCTGGCGAAGTGTCTTGTAGACTAAACAAACTAGTTTTATGGCTGATTTGTTCTGGTTTGACTGCTGGAATATGCTTCATAACCTGAGTGATTGAGTCCAGCATGCATGCTGAACGGAAGCAACTAAAAGCTACACAAGCTTCTGGGAGATTTTCCTGCTGGTCAGGTCACCCTGAATGTGACTCAGACAGGAGTTCTGAATCAATAAAATATCCTCTTATAAATCTCTAATGGCGACAGTgctgttacaaaaaaatgttcaccAAGGATACAAACGGGTCTGATTTGGCCAATATGTCTTTTTCAGGAACAATACCGTTATACGTTTGCAgtaaattataaaaaatatgactttgtTTTTACCTATATCcagcagaaaatgtattttcacctGATTTTCCTAATAATCAAGCTGAATAGTTTATTTCCTTCTCTACTCCATGTTACCTGAACAGGAGAgcatttgttggggactgtTTTCAGTGGCGTATTAATCCACATTTAGCGCTCTAATGAATGTGATTGAGTCCAAGCgaacttcagtgtgtttgttgaagtTCCCCAtgtttctctcctgcaggaggaTAACGGGATGCCGGTTCATTTGAAAGGAGGCACCGGCGACGCCATCCTGTACAGAGCGACGATGGTCCTCACTGTCTTCGGTGAgaaaaccctcctcctccttttttaatctgtctttttcctgcAGAGTTGTCTACTCATGGTTTCTGTAAAATTGAAGCtcatgaggaggaaacacagctgaacagaacagaaatgacTGTTTTGTATACGTTTTGATCCAACTGTTGATTATCATGCCTCGTCCGTCCTTGCAGGTGCTGGATATGTCGTGTACGAGCTGGTGAAGGCGGCGTTCCCTCAGAAGAAAACCTAACTCCTGCCTGCTCCCGCTGTTTCCTTCCATTTAAAAACAGGCCTGCAGCTCTATATATTGTATAAAAGATGATGAACCTCCCTGTGTACCGGGCGACTTGTTTCCCGTTACGGTGGGATTTTGTTTCATGTTCATGGGATCAATATTTATTTCTTGTACTCTCTGTGGTGACCTGAggatcaattaaaaaaaaaaaatggctctcatGACCAAATCTTACTGCTGGCTCTTTTCTCTGatcactttgtttgtttacatactTGGAGCATtgaatacaggaaaaaaaaaaaaactaacatgGAAGAAGGTCAGAAAATTATGTCACATATCCTACATTTAAA
This region of Acanthopagrus latus isolate v.2019 chromosome 22, fAcaLat1.1, whole genome shotgun sequence genomic DNA includes:
- the LOC119012568 gene encoding cytochrome c oxidase subunit 7A2, mitochondrial: MNRSIFALQQVARRTITSSVRRQVENKVPQKQKLFQEDNGMPVHLKGGTGDAILYRATMVLTVFGAGYVVYELVKAAFPQKKT